GTTGCACGTACTCAATGAACTGCTCGCTGTAACTCAGCGGATTGCCGTCGATCGAAACCGCCTGGTCGCCGGGTTCGATCCCGGCCTGGCCCGCGGCCTTGTCCGGGTCCACATCGTAGAAGAACAGGCCGACCTGCCCTACTCCCAGGCTCTGGGCGCTCCAGGCTTCGCCGCCCGCGGGAACGCTGAGGTTCAGCTCCTGCCAGACCACCTCGAGCTCATCGCCCTTGCCCCGGGTGTAGCTCGGGCGCGAGATTGCCAGCTCGATCGGGCCGTATCCGGCCGCGGCCAGCGCCGATTGAAACTGTCGCCAGGTGCGCACGTCGTTGCTGTTGACGCTGCGAATCGTGTCCGCGGTCTTAAACCCGGCACGCGCCGCAGGCGTTTCCGAGCCGACCAGCCCGACCTGAGACGAGAGCGGGAAGTTGTCGATACCGATCGACCAGATATCGGTCTTGTTGGCGAAACGGTCGAGCCCTTCGGTCAGTCGCGGCTGGACCGGCAAGCTCAGCTCGCCTCCGTCGCGCCTGATCGCGAACTCCAGCTCGCTCCCCTGGCTGCCCTGCACCGCGTTGACCACATCGTCCCATAGCCCGATCGAACTGCCGTCGATGGCCACGATCTCGTCGCCGGGCAGCAGCTGCGCCTGGGCCGCCGCGCTGTCGATGTAGACCCTGCCGATCACCGGCGCGGGCTTGGGGTAGCCGACCATGTAGATCCCGCCGATGATCAGCACCGCCAGCAGCCAGTTGGCCAGCGGGCCGCAGAACACGATCAGCGCGCGCTGCCACGGCGGCTTGTGCATAAAGCTGCGCGACTTCTGCTCATCGGTTAAATCCGGCGCCTCGTCCGGATGCTCGCCGATCATCTTTACGTAGCCGCCGAAGGGAATCAGGCTCAGGCCGTACTCGGTCTCGCCCCATTTGCGGAAGAAGATCCGGCGGCCGAACCCGAGGTTGAAACGCTCGACCCCCACGCCGAAAAGTTTGGCCAGGGTGAAGTGCCCCAACTCGTGAAAAAAGATCAACGCGCCCAGCAGCACGATGAACGGCAAAATGTAGTCGATCAAAAATCCCATGCAACCTATCCGTCGTTGGTTTCGTTGTGGATCGTTCCGCGATGATTATAGCCTAGACCGCGTGTCGGCTCCCAACCGGCAGCTCGATTATCGGCCGATCAGCCCATCGGCGCTGTGGCGCGCCTCGCGGTCGGCCTCGAGCACGCGCTCGATGGAGTCCAGCTGCTGCGGCTCGTGGCCCTCGAGCACTTCGCCGATGATCCGCGGAATATCCAGAAAGCCGATGCGGCGTTCCAGGAACGCGGTCACGGCCTGCTCGTTGGCCGCATTGAGCGCAGCCGGGGCCGTGCCGCCGAGCTCCAACGCGCGATAGGCCAGTCCCAGGCACGGGAACGCCCGGTGGTCCACGGCCGTGAACTCCAGGTCGGCAAGCTGCTCCAAGTGCAACGGCGCCACCGCGCCCTGGATCCGCTCGGGGTAGGACAGGGCGAAGCTGATCGGCCCGCGCATGTCCGGCAGGCCCAGTTGCGCGATGCACACGCCGTCCACGTATTCGACCAGCGAGTGTACGATGCTCTGCGGGTGAATCAGCACCTCGATCCGTTGCGGCTCCACGTTGAACAGCCAGTGGGCCTCGATCACTTCGAGCCCCTTGTTCATCATCGTCGCCGAGTCGATGCTGATCTTGGGCCCCATTTTCCAGGTCGGGTGCGCCAATGCCTGCTCGGGCTCGACCGATTCCAGTCCCTCGCGCTGCATGCCGCGGAACGGCCCGCCCGAGGCGGTGAGGATGATCCGTCGCAGGTCCTCGCGGCGGTGGCCGAGCATGCTTTGTAAAATCGCCGAGTGCTCCGAGTCGATGGGCAGCAGCCGCACGCCGCGCTGTTCGACCCGTTGCAGCACCAGCTCACCGGCGCAGACCAGCGCCTCCTTGTTGGCCAGGGCCACGTCGTTGCCCGCCTCGATCGCGGCCAAAGTCGGCTCGAGCCCCACCGCGCCGACCATCGCCGAGACCACCAGATCGGTCGACCGCGACGCCAGCTCGCAGGCCCCGGCCGTGCCGCAGAGCACCTCGGTCCCATCGCCGATCAACGCGCGCAACGCCTCGGCCTCGGACTCGCCGCGCACGGCCACCGCGGACGGAGCGAAGCGCGCGACCTGTTCGGCCAACAGCTCGACGTTGCTCCCGGCGGCCAGGCCCACGACCTCGAAGCGCTCGGGATTTTCGGCCGCCAAGCCCAACGCCTGGGTGCCGATCGAGCCCGTGCTGCCCAAAATCGTCAGCCGTTTGCTCATCAGCCTCCCAGCACGAACAGCCGCGCCGCGCCCTCCACCGCGTCGGGGAATTTCAGCGCGATAAACAGCAGGAAAAACGGCGCCACGAACAACACCGCGTCGAGCCGGTCGAGGATTCCGCCGTGCCCGGGCAGCAGCGATCCCGAGTCCTTGACCTCGGCTGCGCGCTTGAACGCCGACTCGACCAAATCGCCGATCGGGCCGAGCACCGCGGCGATCAGCCCCAGCAGCAGTCCGTCGTACCAGTGCAGCGCGTCAAAGGCGATGCCGCAGATCAGCCCGGCGATCAGGCTGGCGGCCATGCCGCCGAGCAGCCCCTCGATGGTCTTCTTGGAGCTGATGCGCGGAGCCATCGGCCGCTTGCCCAATGCGCGCCCGCTGAAGTAGGCCCCGGAGTCGCAGGCCCAGACCAGCAGGAACAGCATGAATACCCACAACACGCCCGTGGGCCCCTCGAGCAATTTGAGCACCAGCAGCAGCGCGGGCAGCGCCCCGGCGTACAGCGCGCCGAGCATGATCAGCGACAGCGCGCGCGGCATCTGGTGCAGGTCCGGCTCGCGTAAGAGCAAGGCGCTCAGCAAAGCGAAGACCGCCAGCGCGACCAGCAGGCCCAGGATCAGCCCTCCCAGGGCGATGGCCGCGAAGATCAGCAGACCGGCGATCAGGGTGATGTACTTGTAGCGCGGCGTTCCGGGCTCGAACAGCAGGTCGCCGACCTCCAGCAACCCCAGGATCGCGGCCAACGCGATGACCACCGCCAGCAAATAAAACGGCCCGGCGATGATCAGCCAGGCAACCAGCGGTGCGCCGATCACGCCGATGATGATTTTGGTCTTGGCCCCGCCGCGGGCCGCGGTCGGCCGGCGTCGGGGTTTAGGATCCCACTGGGCCGGGCTCGCCGCTGGCTCCTGGTGTTCCATCTTCGTGCCCCTCCGGGCTCTCGCCCGCTGTGGATTGTGCGGCCCGCGCCAGTTGCTCGCCGGTGAGGCCCATCCGCCGCTCGCGCTCCTGATAGACGGATATCGCCCGCTGCAGCTCGTCCTTGTCGAAATCCGGCCAGAGGGTATCGGTGACGTAGATCTCGGTATAGGCCAGTTGCCACAGCAGGAAGTTGCTGATACGCATCTCGCCGCTGGTGCGGATTAGCAGGTCCGGGTCGGGTGCGGGATGGGTGTAGAGCAGCGACGCGAACAGTTGCTCGTCGATCTGTTCCGGATCGAGCTCGCCGTCCTTGGCCTGTTGCGCGATCTGCCGCGCGGCGCGCAAGATCTCCTGGCGTCCCGAGTAGCTCAGACAGATCGTCAGCAGCAGGTCGGTATTGTGCGCGGTCTGCTCCAATGCATAGTCGATCTGCTCGAGCACATCCGCGGGCATCCGGCTTAAATCGCCGGCAATCTTGAGTCGTACGCCGTTGTCGCGAATCTCGCGCAGCTCGCTGCGGATGTACTGCCGCATCAGCCCCATCAGTCCGTCGATCTCGTCCTCGGGACGTCCCCAGTTCTCGGTGGAAAAGGCAAAAATCGTCAGGTAGGGAATCTTCAGCTCGCGGCAGCTGCGCACCAGCGCCTTGACCGCCTGAATCCCCTGTCGATGGCCGCGCAATCGACCCAGCCGCCGCTTGGCGGCCCAGCGGCCGTTGCCGTCCATGATCACCGCAATGTGCTGCGGAAGCCGTGACTTATCGAGCTGTACCGACATGCCGGGAAAGGTATCACCGCGCCTGCCCCCGGGCAAGGGGCGTCTGATCCGCATCAATCAGGCGCCTAGAGCACCCTTTCGCCGCCGAGCACCAGGGCGCTGAGCGTGCTTTGCCCCATGTGGTAGGGCAGGCTGGAGTAGTCCGGCGCGTCGAACGCGGCGAAATCCGCGCGCAGCCCCGGCGCGAGCGCACCGCGATCATCGAGCCCCAGAGCAGCGGCCGCGTTGACCGTAGAAGCGCACAGCGTCTCGGCCGCGCTCATGCCCATGTTGGTGCATGCCAGGCTGAGAATCAGCGCCAGGTTTTCCGAAAAGCACGAGCCGGGATTGAAGTCGGTGGAGATCGCCACGCGCACCCCGGCGTCGAGCAACCGGCGCGCGGGCGCGTACTGCGATTTGCCCAAAAACAGCGCGGTCCCCGGCAAGAGCACGGCCACGCAGCCCGAGTCGGCCAGCGCGCGGATTCCATCCGCGTCGATCGCCAGCAGATGATCGGCCGACACACAGCCCAGTTCCGCGGCCAACTGTGCGCCGCCCGAATTCTCGAACTCGTCGGCGTGGATTTTAAGCTTCAGCCCATGCTCGCGGGCCGCGATCAAAATGCGGCGCGACTGCTCGCGGCTGAAGAATCCCGGCTCGCAGAATACGTCGCAGAACTTTGCGATCCCCTGCTGGGCCACCGCGGGGAGCATCCGGTCGATCACCAGCGCCACAAAGCCCTCGGGGTCGTCGCGATATTCCGGCGGCACGGCGTGAGCCCCGAGGAACGTGGGCACCAGCGTGACCGGCGCAATCTGGGTCAAATCGGCTATCGCCTGCAGCTGCCGCAGCTCGCTTTCAACGTTCAGGCCGTAGCCGCTCTTGACCTCGATCGTGCCAGCGCCGTAGCCCATGAAGCGTTGCAGCCGCCGCTCTCCCAGCCGTGTGAGTTCGTCGACCGAGGCGCGGCGCGTGGCGCGCACTGTTGATAAAATCCCGCCGCCGGCCTGCGCGATCTCGAGGTAGGTCGCGCCCTGGGAGCGCTGCTCGAACTCCGCGTGACGGCTGCCGGCGAACACCAGGTGGGTATGCGGATCGATCAGCGCCGGCGTGACCAACGCCTGATCGAGCTCGACCCGGCGTGCGTCGGGATGCCGCGCCTCGAGCTGCGTCGCCGATCCGACCTCGACGATCGACCCCCGATTGCACAGCAGCGCCGCGTCGTCGATCAGGCCCAGGTCGTCGCGCGTCACGCCCACGCCGCACTTGTCGCGCGCGGGCGCCATGGTCGCCATTCTGCGGATCGCGGTGTAGAGCGTGGCCGTCAGTCGAAAGCCCCGGGCAGTCTCCAGGGGGCGAACAACGGTCCGGCCGGGCATTCGTCGGAGGGCGTGTGCGGCCGTTTCTTGCGGCCCAGCAGGTACGGCAAATTGACCTGCTCCCATTGCGCGGCGCGGAACGCATCGGGATACGCGGCCTCGGCCTTACGGAAGCGCTGGGTGTGATAGCGTCCCGGCCCGCCGTCCGCGCCGATCAGGTCGTGCAGCATCTCGTGGTAGACCACCCAGCCGATGAAGTAGTCGGGGACCCGCGGATTGTCGAGGATCGGATGGATGCGGATCACCCGCTCCTGCGCGTAGTACGAGCCCAGCCGGACCGAGCGTTTGGCCTTCTTAACGCTTCCGCGGCCCCAGCCGATGCTCGCAATGCAGGCGTTGCCGAAGTAGCGCTGGTTCAGATCGTCGAACACCAGTTGCAGGTCGAAGATCTTGCCTTTGCAGTTGAGTCCGTGGGCGCGGCCGTTGGCCGGGTCGGGCTTGACCAGGTGCATGTGGTCGTTGACGAACTCGCTGATGCGTTGGCTTGCCGCGTTGTCGCGGTCGCGAATGAACGCGGCCAGATCGCGCACCGTGGATTCGTTGGCCATCAGAAACATGCGATGCACGCGCACACGCATCCGCTCGCCGTCGCTGCGATAGGTCAGCATCCGGCGGCGGTTGTCGGTGATTTCGAGACAGATCGGGTTATTTAAATGTTCAACCAGCGCCTTTTCCAGAGCCCTGGTGCGGGCGGGCGCGTCAGTCATACTATTCTCCGAATGAGCTTGCGCCATTTTACTCGCGACCGGTCAATTGTCAAAAAGGAAATCTGTGGTCGTTAATTCTTTATTAGCGATGGCCGCCAGGGTCTTGCCGTGCTGTAAAAACGGTTGTTTTTAGAATAGAATCTAATTCTTATGAGATCGATTCCCGCCCTGATCGCGCTGCTTTGCATCGCGCTTGCGGCAAGCGGCGTGCAGTGGGCTGCTGCGGCCCAAAACCCGCTGGCCAAGGCGGAACAGCTGCTGGCGGCGGGCAACGCCGCGCGAGCCTTGGAGCTGATCGAGGCCGCGCCCCAGGCCCGCGACGCGCGAGGGCTCGAGTTCAAGGGCCGCTGCCTGCTCGCGCTCGAGCGTCTGGACCAGGCGCAGGCGGCGTTCCAGCAGGCCGTGACCAAGGCCGAGACCCACGGCGACCGGCTGACCCTGGGCCGGGCTCACGTGGGTCTGGGAGCGCTGGCATTGCGGCGCGGCGAGGTCGACGCGGCCGATCGTTCGCTCAAGCGTGGCGTGGGAGTGCTCGAGCGCACCGGGCACAAGCTCGCAGCGGTCCCGGCCTATGTGCGGCTGGCCGAGACTGCTTTGGCGCGCAACGATCCGCAGAGTGCGCTGAGCTACCTGTTCATGGCCGAGTCGATCCTCGCCACGCATCCGAGCAATCCCGCGCGGCTGGATATCTACACCGGCGTCGTCGCGATCTACGAGCGGCAGGAGCAATTAAAGCAGGCGATTCCCTATATGGAGTCGGCCTACCGCGAGGTGGCCGCACGCAACAAAACAGCCCAAATGCGCGCCTGGTGCTATCGCATTTCCCGGGCCTACGAGAAGACCGCCGATCTGGAAAAGGCCCTGGCCTGGCAGCAAAAGGAGCTCGAGCTGGCCCAAACGCTGGGCCGCACCGCGGACATCCCGGGCATTTTGGTCGACCTGGGAGTGCTGAGCTTTAAGCACAAAAAATCGGTTCAGGGCCGGGCCTATTTCGAGCAGGCGCTGGAACTGCTGCACTCCGCGGGCGACGAGGTCAAGCAGGCCGACGTGCTCTGGCAGCTCTCCGAGGTCTACGCCCTGCTCGAGGATTACGGCCAGGCGGCCGCGGCCATGCGGCGCTGCCTGGAGATCGAACAGCGGATCAACGCGCCCGAGCTGGCGCAAGATCGCGAGCGGCTCAAACGCTTCGAGCGACTGAACAATCCAGAAAAGGAACGGGACGATGAATGACCTGTTTCGCAGCGACCGCCGGATGGTGCTGGTAGCGATGGGCGGCAACGCGCTGATCAGGGCCGGCCAGAGCGGCACGATCTCCGAGCAGGAGCGCAACGCCGATCAGCTGGTGAGCTGCCTGATGTCGCTGGTGCGGCGCGACGACAACCTGGTCGTGACCCACGGCAACGGCCCGCAGGTCGGAATACAGATGATCCGCCACGAGAACTCGCGCGAGGCCTGCCCGCCGATGCCGCTGGACGTGCTGGTCGCCGAGACACAGGGCAACATGGGCTACTTCCTGCAACAGGCGTTTTTAAACCACGTGCGCCACGAGGCGATCCCGCGCTACGTGACCACGGTAATGACCCAGGTGATCGTCGATCGCAACGACCCGGCTTTTAAAACGCCCAACAAGCCGGTGGGCCGCTTTCTCAGCGCCGAGCAGGCGCAAGACCGCATCGAGCGCTACGACTGGAAGATGGTCGAGGATGCCGGGCGCGGCTGGCGGCGCGTGGTGCCCAGCCCCAAACCGCTGAAGGTGATCCAGCGCCACGTGATCCGCCACGCGGCGCTCGAGGGCGTGATCGTCATCACCTGCGGCGGCGGCGGAATCCCGGTCTGGATCAAGGAGGACGGCGACTACGAGGGGATCGAGGCGGTGATCGACAAGGACCTCAGCTCCTCGATGCTCGCCACCCAGGTGCGCGCCGAGGAGCTGATTATCCTGATGCCCGAGCCGCGGGTCTACATCAACTTCGGCAAGCCCGACCAGCGCGCGCTTGGGCGCGTCGCTCTCTCGGAGCTGAGGGGCTATCAACAGCAGGGGCATTTCCCGCCGGGCAACATGGGGCCCAAGGCCGAGGCGGTAATCAACTTTTTAGAGAACGGCGGCAGGCACGCGATCATCACCAGCGCCGAACAGATCGACGCGGCCCTTGAGGGACGCGAGGGCACGCACTTCTACCCCGACGACAAAGGCAACGCCCGGCTTTGAGGCAGCTTGGAGCTGCCACAAAACACGCGAGCGAACCACAGTCATAACTCCACGATCTTCTCCGCGACGAATAAAGGCGGTGGGTAATGCGGCGGCTCGAAGCTGTCTTGATCTTTATCAGACGGCGGCGTAGTTTTTACCGGCTATGAACGACCAATATGCCATCGAGACCAGAGACCTTTGCCGCGAGTTCAAAAAGGACCGCAAGACCAAATTCACGGCCTTGGATCGAATCAACATCAAGATCGAGCAAGGCGGGATTTTCGGCTTTTTGGGCCCCAACGGCGCGGGCAAGACCACGCTGATCAAGATCCTGGTCACCCTGCTCTACCCCAGCACGGGCAGCGCGTTTATCCAGGGCCTGGACGTGGTGCGCGACGCGGCCAAAGTGCGACCCTTGATCAACATCGTCTCCGGCGGCGAGACCTCGGGCTACGGCATTCTCAACGTGCGCGAGAACATCTGGATGTTCTCCCAGTTCTACGGAATCCCGAGCAAGGTCGCCAAGCAGCGGATCGACGAGTACCTCGAGCTGTTCGAGATGACCGGCGACGCCGCGACCAAGATCAACAAGCTCTCCACTGGCATGCGGCAGAAGATGAACATCATCCGCGGGCTGATCACCGAGCCGCAGATCCTGTTTCTGGACGAGCCGACCCTGGGGCTGGACGTACACATCGCACGCGAGATCCGCAACTATTTAAGCGTGTGGATAAAGCAGCGCGGCGACCGCACGATCTTCCTCACCACGCACTACATGGCCGAGGCTGAGCAGCTTTGCAATCGACTGGCGATCATTGATCGCGGCCGGATTGTGGCCGACGATTCTCCCACGGCGTTGCGCGCCAAGCTCAGCGACGGCAGCCGTTTCCGCATCAACGTGGCGCCGGTTCCCGGCGACTTGCATTGGCTTGAAAACGTCGTGGCCGTGGACGGGGTCAAGCGCCGCCGCGAGCTCGACGGCCTGCTCGAGGTCGGTTTCCGCCTGCACGATGAGACGCGCATCGGCGACGTGTTCGAGGCGGCCCAGGCCCAGGGCCTGCGCATCGTGGGCGTGGACAAGCGCCAGCCCGACCTTGAGGAGCTGTTCCTGCAGATCGTCGGCCGCCAACTGGACGACGATGAGTAACATCGGCTATGCCCTGGGCGCTATCCGCGCCCGCGCCTACGTGCGGGTGGTCGGAGCCAACCGCGAGCTGAGCTGGACCCTAAGCGAGATCGTGCTGCCCGTGCTCTCGATGGTCGCCTACGTGATGATCTACAAAACCCTGTTCAGCCACGACCAAGAGCTGTACCGCCGTTACGCCGGACTGGTGATTATCGGCGGCGCAATGGTGCCGTTTTGGCTGGTGGTGCTCTGGAGCATGGCCTCGCAGTTCTATTGGGAAAAGGAGATGGGCAACCTCGATCTGTACATGGCCAGCCCGATGCACCCGATGATTTTGCTGCTGGGCATGGCCGCGGGCGGGGCGGTGATGGCTCTGGGCCGCAGCGTGGTGATCGTGCTGCTGGGCCTGCTGGTGTTTAAGGTGCCGCTGGCGGTCAACGACTGGCCCGCGCTGGTGCTGGCGTTCGTGCTGTGCCTGGCCGCGCTGTTCAGCATGGGCATGGCCATGTCCTCGGTCTACTTCATGGTCGGCAGGGCCGGAATCAAGGTCAACATGCTGCTGATGGAGCCGATCTATCTGCTGACCGGGTTCTACTTTCCAGCGCGCGCCCTGGGCCCGACGCTGTCAATGGCCGCAGCGCTGATTCCGCTGACCATCGGGCTGGACGCCATCCGCCAGGTCACGGGCCTGCTTACCCCGCAGATGGTGCTCAAGCTCGGCCCCATCGAGCTTAGCGCCTGGCTCGAGATCGGCATCTTGGCCGTGATGTCCGTGGTCTTCACCATCGCGGCCTTTTGGCTGATGGCCTACATGCAGCGCATGGGCAAGCGCGAGGGCAAGATGACCCTGAGGTGGCAATGAGCGCCTATTGGCGACGCCTGTGGGCCGCGATCAAGATCGGCTGGGCCGTGGAGAGCAACTGGACCCACACCTGGGTCTTTGTGATCTACTCGGCGGTGCGTCCGCTGGCGCTGTGCCTGGTGCTCTATTTTCTGTTCCGGCTGGTCTATCAACAGCCCGCGACCGAGCAGGCGTTCATCGGCGTGTACGTGGCCAACGCCTTTTTCACTCTCGTGATTACCCTCTGCGCGGGCACGACCTGGGCAATTATCAACGACCGCGAGCACTACTACATTATTCGCTACATCTACGTCTCGCCGATTCGGATGATCACCTACGTGCTGGGGCGTAGCGTGCCGTTGCTGATGCTGGGCCTGAGCAGCCTGCTGATTATCCTGGTCTTCGGCCGCTATGTGCTGGAAATGCCTATCGGGCTTGACGCGATCCGCTGGGAGCTGCTGCTGCCCGCCTCGATTTTGGGAGTGGTCTGCTCCAT
The window above is part of the Candidatus Alcyoniella australis genome. Proteins encoded here:
- the rseP gene encoding RIP metalloprotease RseP, which translates into the protein MGFLIDYILPFIVLLGALIFFHELGHFTLAKLFGVGVERFNLGFGRRIFFRKWGETEYGLSLIPFGGYVKMIGEHPDEAPDLTDEQKSRSFMHKPPWQRALIVFCGPLANWLLAVLIIGGIYMVGYPKPAPVIGRVYIDSAAAQAQLLPGDEIVAIDGSSIGLWDDVVNAVQGSQGSELEFAIRRDGGELSLPVQPRLTEGLDRFANKTDIWSIGIDNFPLSSQVGLVGSETPAARAGFKTADTIRSVNSNDVRTWRQFQSALAAAGYGPIELAISRPSYTRGKGDELEVVWQELNLSVPAGGEAWSAQSLGVGQVGLFFYDVDPDKAAGQAGIEPGDQAVSIDGNPLSYSEQFIEYVQPRPDTPVVIGLIRDGVRLDLQVTARSEQNQDILGEISSIGRIGASFYGARALPELRIDRTHNPFKALYMATVDTGRLTAEMGRFLVALFSGQANVHGLGGPILIAKVAGDSAKQGPFTFLMMMAFISINLALVNLLPLPVLDGGMLVLIGLERVRGKPLPLRTLEWIGSIGFGMIILLMMLIIFLDVSRFSLPIKNFFIGLF
- a CDS encoding 1-deoxy-D-xylulose-5-phosphate reductoisomerase encodes the protein MSKRLTILGSTGSIGTQALGLAAENPERFEVVGLAAGSNVELLAEQVARFAPSAVAVRGESEAEALRALIGDGTEVLCGTAGACELASRSTDLVVSAMVGAVGLEPTLAAIEAGNDVALANKEALVCAGELVLQRVEQRGVRLLPIDSEHSAILQSMLGHRREDLRRIILTASGGPFRGMQREGLESVEPEQALAHPTWKMGPKISIDSATMMNKGLEVIEAHWLFNVEPQRIEVLIHPQSIVHSLVEYVDGVCIAQLGLPDMRGPISFALSYPERIQGAVAPLHLEQLADLEFTAVDHRAFPCLGLAYRALELGGTAPAALNAANEQAVTAFLERRIGFLDIPRIIGEVLEGHEPQQLDSIERVLEADREARHSADGLIGR
- a CDS encoding phosphatidate cytidylyltransferase; the encoded protein is MEHQEPAASPAQWDPKPRRRPTAARGGAKTKIIIGVIGAPLVAWLIIAGPFYLLAVVIALAAILGLLEVGDLLFEPGTPRYKYITLIAGLLIFAAIALGGLILGLLVALAVFALLSALLLREPDLHQMPRALSLIMLGALYAGALPALLLVLKLLEGPTGVLWVFMLFLLVWACDSGAYFSGRALGKRPMAPRISSKKTIEGLLGGMAASLIAGLICGIAFDALHWYDGLLLGLIAAVLGPIGDLVESAFKRAAEVKDSGSLLPGHGGILDRLDAVLFVAPFFLLFIALKFPDAVEGAARLFVLGG
- a CDS encoding isoprenyl transferase produces the protein MRIRRPLPGGRRGDTFPGMSVQLDKSRLPQHIAVIMDGNGRWAAKRRLGRLRGHRQGIQAVKALVRSCRELKIPYLTIFAFSTENWGRPEDEIDGLMGLMRQYIRSELREIRDNGVRLKIAGDLSRMPADVLEQIDYALEQTAHNTDLLLTICLSYSGRQEILRAARQIAQQAKDGELDPEQIDEQLFASLLYTHPAPDPDLLIRTSGEMRISNFLLWQLAYTEIYVTDTLWPDFDKDELQRAISVYQERERRMGLTGEQLARAAQSTAGESPEGHEDGTPGASGEPGPVGS
- the hutI gene encoding imidazolonepropionase, with protein sequence MATMAPARDKCGVGVTRDDLGLIDDAALLCNRGSIVEVGSATQLEARHPDARRVELDQALVTPALIDPHTHLVFAGSRHAEFEQRSQGATYLEIAQAGGGILSTVRATRRASVDELTRLGERRLQRFMGYGAGTIEVKSGYGLNVESELRQLQAIADLTQIAPVTLVPTFLGAHAVPPEYRDDPEGFVALVIDRMLPAVAQQGIAKFCDVFCEPGFFSREQSRRILIAAREHGLKLKIHADEFENSGGAQLAAELGCVSADHLLAIDADGIRALADSGCVAVLLPGTALFLGKSQYAPARRLLDAGVRVAISTDFNPGSCFSENLALILSLACTNMGMSAAETLCASTVNAAAALGLDDRGALAPGLRADFAAFDAPDYSSLPYHMGQSTLSALVLGGERVL
- a CDS encoding carbamate kinase, which gives rise to MNDLFRSDRRMVLVAMGGNALIRAGQSGTISEQERNADQLVSCLMSLVRRDDNLVVTHGNGPQVGIQMIRHENSREACPPMPLDVLVAETQGNMGYFLQQAFLNHVRHEAIPRYVTTVMTQVIVDRNDPAFKTPNKPVGRFLSAEQAQDRIERYDWKMVEDAGRGWRRVVPSPKPLKVIQRHVIRHAALEGVIVITCGGGGIPVWIKEDGDYEGIEAVIDKDLSSSMLATQVRAEELIILMPEPRVYINFGKPDQRALGRVALSELRGYQQQGHFPPGNMGPKAEAVINFLENGGRHAIITSAEQIDAALEGREGTHFYPDDKGNARL
- a CDS encoding ABC transporter ATP-binding protein, with the translated sequence MNDQYAIETRDLCREFKKDRKTKFTALDRINIKIEQGGIFGFLGPNGAGKTTLIKILVTLLYPSTGSAFIQGLDVVRDAAKVRPLINIVSGGETSGYGILNVRENIWMFSQFYGIPSKVAKQRIDEYLELFEMTGDAATKINKLSTGMRQKMNIIRGLITEPQILFLDEPTLGLDVHIAREIRNYLSVWIKQRGDRTIFLTTHYMAEAEQLCNRLAIIDRGRIVADDSPTALRAKLSDGSRFRINVAPVPGDLHWLENVVAVDGVKRRRELDGLLEVGFRLHDETRIGDVFEAAQAQGLRIVGVDKRQPDLEELFLQIVGRQLDDDE
- a CDS encoding ABC transporter permease; its protein translation is MSNIGYALGAIRARAYVRVVGANRELSWTLSEIVLPVLSMVAYVMIYKTLFSHDQELYRRYAGLVIIGGAMVPFWLVVLWSMASQFYWEKEMGNLDLYMASPMHPMILLLGMAAGGAVMALGRSVVIVLLGLLVFKVPLAVNDWPALVLAFVLCLAALFSMGMAMSSVYFMVGRAGIKVNMLLMEPIYLLTGFYFPARALGPTLSMAAALIPLTIGLDAIRQVTGLLTPQMVLKLGPIELSAWLEIGILAVMSVVFTIAAFWLMAYMQRMGKREGKMTLRWQ
- a CDS encoding ABC transporter permease, encoding MSAYWRRLWAAIKIGWAVESNWTHTWVFVIYSAVRPLALCLVLYFLFRLVYQQPATEQAFIGVYVANAFFTLVITLCAGTTWAIINDREHYYIIRYIYVSPIRMITYVLGRSVPLLMLGLSSLLIILVFGRYVLEMPIGLDAIRWELLLPASILGVVCSMALGIFFAGFCLVTAKHSMMLAEGVGGVFLLLCGVIFPVDIMPAAFRVAGLALPVTYWMEATRRAFGVQGFSAMLTPLSDINLMLILLIGSALLLAASVWAFHGFEHLAVKHGKIDQATNY